In Francisella hispaniensis FSC454, a genomic segment contains:
- the gshB gene encoding glutathione synthase, producing MKVGFIIDNLNSFNISKDSTYMMLQAAQDKGWEIYTFYLNDLSIINGKPKGDALKIKIHKAKQTWYEILSQHHDFSLLDLDCIFMRKDPPFNMEYIYVTYMLDLAKKNDVLVVNNPQALRDFNEKVAISNYPKFAPHTLITRSYKQINEFYEKHKDIIVKPLDGMGGSSIFRIKEGDKNKNVILETLTQNQSRYIMVQDYQKAIKEGDKRILIVNGEPIKYLLARVPSDNDNRGNLAAGATAEVRELQDSDYKIAKKVAKKLKKEGVMFAGIDVIGDKLTEVNITSPTGIQEIYKATKINAASLLMQAVEKKINKMRQEHENGE from the coding sequence ATGAAAGTTGGATTTATAATAGATAATTTAAACTCTTTTAATATCTCAAAAGATAGCACTTATATGATGCTACAGGCAGCTCAAGATAAAGGTTGGGAAATTTATACCTTTTACCTTAATGATTTATCAATAATTAATGGTAAACCCAAAGGTGATGCACTTAAGATAAAAATTCATAAGGCAAAACAAACTTGGTATGAGATTTTATCACAACATCATGATTTTTCATTATTAGATTTAGATTGTATCTTTATGCGTAAAGATCCACCATTTAATATGGAATATATTTATGTAACTTATATGCTTGATTTGGCGAAAAAAAATGATGTTTTGGTAGTCAATAATCCCCAAGCACTTAGGGATTTTAACGAAAAAGTAGCTATTTCAAATTATCCTAAATTTGCACCGCACACTTTGATCACGAGAAGCTATAAACAGATTAATGAGTTTTATGAAAAGCATAAAGATATTATTGTCAAACCTCTAGATGGTATGGGTGGTAGCTCTATCTTTAGAATTAAAGAGGGAGATAAAAACAAAAACGTAATATTAGAAACACTCACACAAAATCAAAGTCGTTATATAATGGTGCAAGACTATCAAAAAGCTATCAAAGAGGGCGATAAGAGGATTCTTATAGTTAATGGCGAGCCAATTAAGTATCTCTTAGCTAGAGTTCCTAGTGATAATGATAATCGTGGTAACCTTGCAGCTGGAGCTACAGCAGAAGTTAGAGAACTTCAAGATAGCGATTATAAGATAGCCAAAAAGGTTGCAAAAAAGCTCAAAAAAGAAGGTGTAATGTTTGCTGGTATTGACGTCATCGGTGATAAATTAACAGAAGTTAATATTACTAGTCCAACGGGTATCCAAGAGATATACAAAGCTACAAAAATTAATGCTGCTAGTTTACTAATGCAAGCAGTTGAGAAAAAAATAAATAAAATGAGACAGGAACACGAAAATGGAGAATAA
- the fmt gene encoding methionyl-tRNA formyltransferase codes for MKKLNIIFAGTPDISAQVLKDLYKSQHNIQAVLTQPDRAKGRGKKVQFSPVKEVALANHTPVFQPLSFKKDPQVIEKIRELKPDVIVVIAYGIIVPQEFLDIPKYGCLNIHVSLLPKWRGAAPIQRAIEAGDTKTGICIMQMDAGLDTGDILNTLEIDIQDTDTSQTLHDKFAKLSIKPLLQTLEKIEIIKPQPQRGKPTYAHKITKQEGLIDFTKSAWQISCHIRAFTPWPVAYFILDGEAVKVGDFEILDQNVDNSQAGTIIDIDRDGFDIATSDKIIRFKQLQFPNKKMLNIIDILNGKDLDEYVGYKLG; via the coding sequence ATGAAAAAACTAAATATAATTTTTGCTGGAACTCCTGATATTTCAGCTCAAGTTCTAAAAGACTTATATAAATCGCAACATAATATCCAAGCCGTACTTACACAACCGGATAGAGCAAAAGGTCGTGGTAAAAAAGTACAGTTCTCGCCTGTTAAAGAAGTTGCATTAGCAAATCATACTCCAGTATTTCAACCATTATCTTTTAAGAAAGATCCTCAAGTGATCGAGAAAATTAGAGAACTAAAACCAGACGTAATAGTTGTAATAGCTTATGGAATTATTGTTCCACAAGAATTTTTAGATATACCAAAATATGGCTGCTTAAATATACATGTATCACTATTGCCTAAATGGCGAGGAGCTGCGCCTATTCAAAGAGCTATCGAAGCTGGCGATACAAAAACGGGGATCTGTATAATGCAGATGGATGCCGGTCTTGATACTGGAGATATTTTAAATACTTTAGAAATTGATATACAAGATACTGATACTTCGCAAACACTTCATGATAAATTTGCTAAATTATCAATTAAACCATTACTTCAAACACTAGAAAAGATCGAAATAATTAAGCCCCAGCCACAACGAGGCAAGCCAACTTATGCACATAAGATTACTAAGCAAGAGGGGTTAATTGATTTTACAAAATCAGCATGGCAAATTAGTTGTCATATTAGAGCATTTACACCATGGCCTGTAGCATATTTTATATTAGATGGAGAAGCAGTAAAAGTTGGTGATTTTGAGATACTTGATCAAAATGTTGATAATAGTCAAGCAGGTACGATTATAGATATTGATAGAGATGGCTTTGATATTGCGACAAGTGACAAAATTATTAGATTTAAACAATTACAGTTTCCTAACAAAAAAATGCTTAATATTATAGATATTCTAAATGGCAAAGATTTAGATGAATATGTTGGATACAAACTAGGGTAA
- the hmpA gene encoding NO-inducible flavohemoprotein — protein MLSQKNIDTIKSIIPVLEENGVALTRHFYDRMFRHNPEVKKFFNTSRQKNSSQPEALATAILAYAKNIENLEVLGNAVELIAQKHASLQIKAEHYPIVGSNLIESIKEVLDLNDNDDIVIAWTEAYNLLAEILINREKSIYKENLEHYGWDNFKEFEVIKKENESINTYSFYLKNNLFKRYDFKPGQYITVRIPYNGTTTMRNYSISAATGEDYIRITVKREGQGYVSQYLSQEIKAGDKIEIAPPCGEFFLEVNKNLDKPIVLISAGIGITPLMSMLLSELKTQNQRQILFVCGKKNKNEHPFAKLLEKLSSENPRLKTIFFYEDNSGSDAKQGLVCIDTVQQHLSEGKNDAQYFFCGPKEFMLSIHEKLLKNGVREKNIHYEFFGSKTV, from the coding sequence ATGTTAAGCCAAAAGAACATAGATACAATAAAATCAATAATTCCTGTTTTAGAAGAAAATGGAGTTGCTTTAACGAGACATTTTTATGATAGAATGTTTAGACACAATCCCGAAGTTAAAAAGTTTTTTAATACCTCAAGACAAAAAAACTCATCTCAACCAGAAGCTTTAGCTACAGCAATTTTGGCTTATGCAAAAAATATTGAGAATCTTGAAGTTTTAGGTAATGCAGTAGAGCTAATAGCTCAAAAACATGCATCATTACAAATAAAAGCGGAGCATTATCCAATAGTAGGGTCTAACTTAATCGAATCAATCAAAGAAGTCCTAGACTTAAATGATAATGATGACATAGTTATAGCTTGGACAGAAGCCTATAATTTATTAGCTGAAATTTTGATTAATCGTGAAAAGAGTATATACAAAGAGAATTTAGAGCATTATGGTTGGGATAATTTTAAAGAGTTTGAGGTAATCAAAAAAGAAAATGAGAGTATAAATACATATTCTTTTTATTTAAAAAATAATCTTTTTAAAAGATATGATTTTAAACCAGGGCAATATATTACAGTTAGAATTCCATATAATGGAACTACTACTATGAGAAATTATAGTATTTCTGCAGCTACGGGTGAAGATTATATAAGAATAACGGTTAAAAGAGAGGGGCAAGGTTATGTATCTCAATACCTATCGCAAGAGATAAAAGCGGGTGATAAAATAGAAATAGCACCTCCTTGTGGTGAATTTTTCTTGGAGGTAAATAAAAATCTTGATAAGCCGATAGTTTTAATTTCAGCAGGAATAGGTATTACACCTTTAATGAGTATGCTTTTATCAGAGCTAAAAACACAAAACCAAAGACAGATACTTTTTGTTTGTGGTAAAAAAAATAAAAATGAACATCCTTTTGCTAAGTTGTTAGAAAAACTATCAAGTGAGAACCCAAGACTTAAAACTATTTTCTTTTATGAAGATAATTCTGGATCTGACGCAAAGCAAGGACTAGTCTGTATAGATACTGTCCAACAACACCTCAGTGAAGGTAAAAATGATGCTCAATACTTCTTTTGTGGACCTAAAGAATTTATGCTTTCTATACATGAAAAGTTATTAAAAAATGGTGTTAGAGAAAAAAATATTCACTATGAATTCTTTGGCTCAAAAACAGTTTAA
- the fvfA gene encoding Francisella virulence factor A has protein sequence MGRFQQNLMYAIILVIVFAVCVYFFTSNNEAETKGVYLPKYSAELPPTDPTQVRVYNLRYQSDTQGNIGQVRTSTHVSSEKDFQKLCDKNLKEAIKLAAQHGAHEIKYICLYPEGQINELSSVQLRGYDFRD, from the coding sequence ATGGGACGATTTCAACAAAACCTAATGTATGCAATTATCTTAGTGATAGTTTTTGCAGTCTGCGTGTATTTTTTTACCTCTAACAACGAGGCAGAAACAAAAGGAGTTTATCTACCTAAATACAGTGCTGAACTACCGCCAACTGATCCAACTCAAGTCAGAGTTTATAATTTACGATATCAAAGTGATACACAAGGAAATATTGGTCAAGTCAGAACTTCAACTCATGTCAGTAGTGAAAAAGATTTTCAAAAGCTTTGTGATAAAAACCTTAAAGAAGCTATCAAATTAGCAGCACAGCATGGTGCTCACGAGATCAAATATATTTGTCTTTACCCAGAGGGGCAAATCAATGAGTTAAGTAGTGTTCAATTACGTGGATACGATTTTAGAGATTAA
- the rlmKL gene encoding bifunctional 23S rRNA (guanine(2069)-N(7))-methyltransferase RlmK/23S rRNA (guanine(2445)-N(2))-methyltransferase RlmL, with the protein MQKFTFFVSCAKGIELLLKDELERLVISSQEKLAGVEFEGSFEDAYKVCIYSHLASQVMLKVATDKVINQQDLYEFISSINWMDYFDVNTAFKIIISGKHYDFNNTMFVSQKTKDAIVDQFRNFTNQRPNVDTENPDNVIKLHLHKQFVNVFLCLNIDSLHKRSYRQFQGQAPLKESLAAAILIKAGWLDELNKDQPILIDPMCGSGTILIEAALMAKNIAPVLLNKEFKLFNSKLHDEQLWSNLLETAKKAQKPTNAIIQGYDIDNNVLDKADRNIYQAGVEDVVNIKRQDIRDLENQFESEGLIVTNPPYGERLYGDQLDELLDIFNGFGDRLSQDFYGWKVAILTSFDESIKEMQLRTTKKNKFYNGAIETILYQFEINEHAKFKHETQLEKNIRIAEASAQKSDEHIDFSNKLKKNLKNLKPWLKQSGVECYRLYDADIPTFAVAVDIYGEHVFLQEYRADATIDQNIAKQRFYQAIYQIHKTLDIQYENIHTRVRQRQKGKEQYQKENDKNKFHIINEFDAKFYVNFDDYLDTGIFLDHRKIRQIVAKAAKNKTLLNLFSYTCTASVHAALKGAKTTSVDMSNTYLDWGKNNFNLNNIDAKKHNFIQADCISWLKTNKDKFDVIFLDPPTFSNSKRMDDILDIQRDHELLINLAMDSLKKDGVLYFSNNYRRFKISPQILEKFNCENIDKICLSRDFLSNKSIHNCWEIKYK; encoded by the coding sequence ATGCAAAAATTTACATTTTTCGTTAGCTGTGCCAAAGGTATCGAGCTACTACTCAAAGATGAGCTAGAAAGATTAGTTATATCTTCTCAAGAAAAACTTGCTGGAGTTGAGTTTGAGGGATCTTTTGAAGATGCCTACAAAGTTTGTATTTACTCTCATCTAGCAAGCCAAGTTATGCTAAAAGTAGCCACTGATAAAGTCATAAATCAACAAGATTTATATGAATTTATATCATCTATAAACTGGATGGATTATTTTGATGTTAATACCGCTTTTAAAATCATAATTTCAGGTAAGCATTATGATTTTAATAATACAATGTTTGTTTCTCAAAAGACTAAAGATGCTATCGTTGACCAGTTTAGAAATTTTACAAATCAGCGTCCGAATGTAGATACAGAAAACCCTGACAATGTCATTAAACTTCACTTACACAAACAGTTTGTAAATGTATTTTTGTGCCTAAATATTGATAGCTTACACAAACGCAGTTATCGCCAATTTCAAGGACAAGCACCTCTCAAAGAGTCTTTAGCTGCTGCGATACTTATTAAAGCAGGGTGGTTAGATGAGCTTAACAAAGATCAACCCATATTAATTGATCCAATGTGTGGCTCTGGGACTATACTTATTGAAGCTGCTCTTATGGCAAAAAATATAGCTCCTGTCTTGTTAAATAAAGAATTTAAACTATTTAATTCAAAGCTTCATGATGAACAATTATGGAGTAACTTATTAGAAACCGCAAAAAAAGCTCAAAAGCCAACAAATGCAATTATTCAAGGCTATGATATTGATAATAATGTTTTGGATAAAGCAGACAGAAATATTTATCAAGCAGGTGTTGAAGATGTTGTTAATATTAAACGACAAGATATCCGTGATCTTGAAAATCAGTTTGAAAGTGAAGGTTTAATAGTTACAAATCCTCCTTATGGTGAACGCTTATATGGTGATCAGCTTGATGAACTTTTAGATATATTTAATGGTTTTGGTGATAGATTATCTCAAGATTTTTATGGTTGGAAAGTTGCAATTTTGACAAGTTTCGATGAGTCAATTAAAGAAATGCAGTTACGCACTACTAAGAAAAATAAATTCTATAATGGTGCTATTGAAACTATCCTTTATCAGTTTGAGATAAATGAGCATGCTAAATTTAAACATGAAACTCAGCTTGAAAAAAATATTCGTATAGCTGAAGCAAGCGCACAAAAGTCAGATGAACATATAGATTTTTCTAACAAGTTAAAGAAGAATCTTAAAAACTTAAAGCCATGGCTAAAACAATCTGGGGTAGAATGTTATCGTTTGTATGATGCTGATATTCCAACTTTTGCGGTTGCAGTTGATATATATGGCGAGCATGTGTTTTTACAAGAATATCGTGCCGATGCAACTATAGATCAAAATATTGCCAAACAAAGATTCTATCAAGCTATATATCAGATACATAAAACTCTAGATATTCAATATGAAAATATCCATACACGAGTACGCCAGCGCCAAAAAGGTAAAGAGCAGTATCAAAAAGAAAATGATAAAAATAAATTCCATATTATAAATGAATTTGATGCTAAGTTTTATGTCAATTTTGATGATTATTTAGATACGGGTATATTCTTAGATCATCGTAAAATTAGACAAATAGTTGCAAAAGCTGCAAAAAATAAAACATTATTAAATTTATTTAGCTATACTTGCACAGCTAGTGTTCATGCTGCTTTAAAAGGGGCAAAAACTACAAGTGTAGATATGTCTAATACTTATCTTGATTGGGGTAAGAATAATTTCAATCTAAACAATATCGATGCTAAAAAACATAATTTTATCCAAGCAGATTGTATAAGTTGGTTAAAAACTAATAAAGATAAATTTGATGTGATATTCTTAGATCCACCAACTTTCTCAAATTCAAAGCGTATGGATGATATTTTAGACATTCAAAGGGATCATGAATTATTGATAAATTTAGCTATGGATTCGCTTAAGAAAGATGGAGTGCTTTATTTCTCAAACAACTATAGACGTTTTAAGATCTCACCACAGATATTAGAAAAATTTAATTGTGAAAATATTGATAAAATCTGTTTATCACGTGATTTTTTATCTAATAAAAGCATTCATAATTGTTGGGAAATTAAATATAAATAA
- a CDS encoding Rrf2 family transcriptional regulator — protein MNLTSFTDYSLRILIILGSNPKQKYKTKDLVEILDIKLNHATKIINKLSNLNYIESYKGRFGGVSISQATYNIKLSTIVKELEPMNIVECFDKDKATCPLIPNCKLKFILNQASNDFIARLSDYRFIDICNIMPSNQTNE, from the coding sequence ATGAATTTAACTTCTTTTACTGATTACTCTCTCAGAATATTAATAATTTTAGGATCAAATCCTAAACAAAAATATAAAACTAAAGATCTTGTAGAGATATTAGATATTAAACTTAATCATGCTACTAAAATTATTAACAAATTATCCAATCTAAACTATATAGAATCATATAAAGGTAGATTTGGTGGTGTGTCAATTTCTCAAGCTACATACAATATTAAATTATCAACTATTGTCAAAGAACTAGAACCAATGAACATTGTAGAATGCTTTGATAAGGATAAAGCAACCTGTCCATTAATACCAAACTGTAAGCTTAAATTTATACTAAATCAAGCAAGCAATGATTTTATAGCACGATTAAGTGACTATAGATTTATTGATATATGCAATATCATGCCTTCAAATCAAACTAACGAATAA
- the hemL gene encoding glutamate-1-semialdehyde 2,1-aminomutase — protein sequence MENKSNSQSLFEEAQQYIPGGVNSPVRAFKSVGQDFPRFIKFAKGAYLYDVDWNKYIDYIGSWGPMILGHCDDDVLAAIQCQVKNGLSYGAPCKQEVDLAKKIIELMPNIEQVRFVNSGTEATMSAIRLARAYTGRNKIIKFEGCYHGHADEFLVAAGSGALSLGQPNSPGVPEDVVKDTLVASFNDIESIQALFEKYKGEIACIIVEPIAGNMNMIFPQDDFLAKLRTICDENNSLLIFDEVMTGFRVALGGAQSVYNVKPDLTTLGKVIGGGMPVGAFGGRKEIMQKVSPAGPVYQAGTLSGNPIAMTAGIKTLEKISQSGFFDELGAKAQKLVDGLNEAAKAYDFNFHAKCLGGMFGLFFCSDKIAVNTFADLGKTNLKMFNQYFAYMLDNGVYLAPSAYEAGFISIAHSDEDIEKTICLTKKFFQENQS from the coding sequence ATGGAGAATAAATCAAACTCTCAAAGTTTATTCGAAGAAGCGCAACAGTATATACCAGGTGGAGTAAATTCCCCAGTTAGGGCATTTAAGAGTGTTGGGCAAGACTTTCCAAGATTTATAAAATTTGCAAAAGGTGCTTATCTATATGATGTTGATTGGAACAAATATATAGATTATATTGGTTCATGGGGACCAATGATTTTAGGTCATTGTGATGACGATGTTTTAGCAGCGATACAATGTCAGGTCAAAAATGGACTAAGCTATGGAGCGCCTTGTAAGCAAGAAGTTGATTTAGCTAAAAAAATAATTGAGCTAATGCCAAATATTGAGCAAGTAAGGTTTGTAAACTCTGGTACAGAAGCTACTATGAGTGCCATCAGATTAGCAAGAGCATATACAGGTAGAAATAAAATTATTAAATTTGAAGGTTGTTATCATGGTCATGCTGATGAGTTTCTTGTGGCTGCTGGATCTGGTGCATTATCCTTAGGACAACCAAATTCTCCAGGGGTACCTGAAGATGTTGTCAAAGATACTTTAGTGGCTAGCTTCAATGATATTGAGTCTATTCAAGCGCTTTTTGAAAAATATAAAGGTGAAATTGCTTGCATCATCGTTGAGCCAATTGCTGGAAATATGAATATGATTTTCCCACAAGATGATTTCTTAGCTAAGCTTAGAACTATTTGTGATGAAAATAATAGTTTACTGATATTTGATGAAGTTATGACAGGTTTTAGAGTTGCTTTGGGTGGTGCTCAGAGTGTCTATAATGTTAAACCAGACTTGACAACTTTGGGTAAAGTTATTGGTGGTGGCATGCCAGTAGGGGCTTTTGGTGGTCGTAAAGAAATTATGCAAAAAGTATCTCCTGCTGGACCAGTTTATCAAGCTGGTACCTTATCAGGTAATCCTATTGCGATGACAGCTGGTATAAAAACTTTAGAAAAAATCTCGCAATCAGGTTTTTTTGACGAACTTGGAGCTAAAGCTCAAAAGCTAGTTGATGGTTTAAATGAGGCTGCTAAAGCTTATGACTTTAATTTTCATGCAAAATGTTTAGGTGGAATGTTTGGTTTATTTTTCTGTAGTGACAAAATTGCAGTAAATACATTTGCAGATTTAGGTAAAACAAATCTTAAGATGTTTAATCAATATTTTGCATATATGCTTGATAATGGAGTATATCTCGCTCCATCTGCTTATGAAGCGGGCTTTATATCAATTGCTCATAGTGATGAAGATATCGAAAAAACTATTTGTCTCACTAAAAAGTTCTTCCAAGAAAATCAAAGTTAA
- a CDS encoding glycoside hydrolase family 3 protein, giving the protein MSTNSNIRQKLGQLIMLDFRYWGEDANNQRIPFTKTNDIVNKIFKDYNLGGFILFRENIQDNEQVISLLRDLQANTNTPIFFATDQEGGRVNRLQQGTSGCGNMALGATDNPSNAYTMAKIIGDELYSLGININFAPVVDVNSNKNNPIIGVRSYSDNPNVVTDYAKNAINGYHDAKIIDCIKHFPGHGDTATDSHLGNVILEKTLKELETTELLSFRKLASDCNMIMTAHISVPALDDTQYISVSTSENIYVPTTLSYKIITKLLKQQMKFDGLVVSDAMDMHAIAKHFGTIEASKLAILAGIDILLMPVRVWSENDLYKLEELFCELEKEYNQNPNFANAVENAYTNITDFKAKHKLNESLIFKLSQDEQLKYANRIVSSNKHQQISLDIAKQSTTVVKNSRIIPCDLNKLKNILIVDSDNQRMADFHNELQKIVSKNNSTTIINSENINNQNIKTGIENADIILLISANLREYNQTYSYITSIKPKQTINIAALTPYDINYIDNIINYVCIYGATSMDQTNYTKTSLKINIQAALENIFSGNIPTGKLPVQI; this is encoded by the coding sequence ATGTCTACAAACTCAAATATAAGACAAAAACTAGGTCAATTAATTATGTTGGATTTTCGCTATTGGGGTGAAGATGCAAATAATCAACGGATACCTTTTACAAAAACTAATGATATCGTCAATAAGATCTTTAAAGATTATAATTTAGGTGGTTTTATCCTTTTTAGAGAAAATATTCAAGATAATGAGCAAGTTATCTCTCTATTAAGAGATCTTCAAGCTAATACAAATACACCAATATTTTTTGCTACAGATCAAGAAGGTGGTAGAGTTAATCGCTTACAACAAGGTACTAGTGGCTGTGGTAATATGGCACTAGGTGCGACAGATAATCCTAGTAATGCTTATACTATGGCTAAAATAATTGGTGATGAATTATATTCTTTAGGTATCAATATTAATTTTGCTCCAGTTGTAGATGTCAACTCTAACAAAAATAATCCTATTATTGGTGTAAGGTCTTACTCGGATAATCCTAATGTAGTTACTGACTACGCCAAAAATGCTATAAATGGTTATCATGATGCTAAAATTATAGATTGTATTAAGCATTTCCCTGGTCATGGTGATACTGCAACAGATAGTCATTTAGGTAATGTAATATTAGAGAAAACTTTGAAAGAATTAGAGACTACAGAACTACTATCTTTTAGAAAGCTTGCTAGCGATTGTAATATGATAATGACAGCACATATTAGTGTTCCAGCCTTAGATGATACTCAGTATATATCAGTTTCAACTAGTGAGAATATTTATGTGCCAACTACTCTTTCTTACAAGATAATAACTAAATTACTAAAACAACAAATGAAATTTGATGGTTTAGTAGTATCTGATGCTATGGACATGCATGCTATTGCTAAACACTTTGGAACTATTGAAGCTTCTAAATTAGCTATCTTAGCTGGTATAGATATTTTATTAATGCCTGTTCGAGTATGGTCAGAAAATGATCTCTATAAGTTAGAAGAGCTTTTTTGTGAACTAGAAAAAGAATATAATCAAAATCCTAATTTTGCTAATGCAGTTGAGAATGCCTACACGAATATTACTGATTTCAAAGCAAAACATAAACTCAATGAAAGTTTAATATTCAAGCTCTCACAAGATGAGCAATTAAAATATGCTAATAGAATTGTCAGCTCTAATAAACATCAACAAATATCTTTAGATATTGCTAAACAAAGTACAACTGTAGTTAAAAATTCAAGAATTATTCCATGCGATCTCAATAAGCTAAAAAATATCTTGATTGTAGATAGTGATAACCAACGTATGGCAGATTTTCATAATGAGTTACAAAAAATAGTATCAAAAAATAACTCTACTACTATCATAAACTCTGAAAATATTAATAATCAAAATATAAAAACTGGTATCGAAAATGCTGATATAATTTTGCTAATATCAGCAAACCTACGTGAATATAATCAAACTTATAGTTATATAACCTCTATAAAGCCGAAGCAAACTATAAATATTGCAGCGCTTACCCCTTATGATATTAACTATATAGATAATATTATTAATTATGTTTGTATTTATGGTGCGACTTCTATGGATCAGACAAACTATACAAAGACTTCTTTGAAGATTAACATTCAAGCAGCATTAGAAAATATTTTTAGCGGTAATATCCCAACAGGAAAATTACCTGTTCAGATTTAA
- a CDS encoding phospholipid carrier-dependent glycosyltransferase translates to MNNKFKDILLIIVIVVVAFCLYGIPNFYAPDETRYSEVAREMLANHNFIVPYIDGMIFFHKPPLVYWISCIFMSIFGENTWGARLVNPVLLGICLVFTYIVVRKVLYCRQTALLSVGVSLSTVLFLFVGRYLNMDLAIAVFLNMTMLSYWVSLKYDDDYKKSTCWLILAFIFAGLAVMTKGLIGIVFPVAIVGLYSVIMGQYKRLLDIRLYLGLVIVAVISLPWIFAVEQYHPNFAYYYIVVQQILRYSTDEQNREVSKIIYLLAIMGAFFPWTLFLPKILKSFFSKKAFKNRKQNADKWFLFIWATFIFIFFGISKSFLFGYLAPLILPLSILVAIYFKSIDIQKFDKWDSISFKFIILIFALLPIVAVALLCLPQYWSFGYKYFLILLAIAIIATVITIKLIKELNTFSVNKLVAYICIMMMTVANLGYILGDYFDTSSKYKIAQEISKIYQKYPNAQVFESDRFYDIIFYTKRNVIIINDEGELDDVREFPKSNVDKYLMKFDEFVKYWNNSNQLNILVVKNKPKEHSPLTFDDYKKQLNPSKFYAISSQDNATIVASEDIKI, encoded by the coding sequence ATGAATAATAAATTTAAAGATATTTTACTTATTATAGTTATTGTAGTAGTTGCTTTTTGCTTGTATGGTATACCAAATTTTTATGCTCCTGATGAAACTAGGTATTCTGAAGTAGCAAGAGAGATGCTTGCAAATCATAACTTTATAGTTCCATATATTGACGGAATGATATTTTTTCATAAGCCACCGCTAGTATATTGGATTAGTTGTATATTTATGAGCATATTTGGCGAGAATACATGGGGAGCAAGACTTGTGAATCCTGTATTACTAGGCATATGTTTAGTTTTTACATATATCGTAGTACGCAAAGTTTTATATTGTCGTCAAACAGCATTATTATCAGTGGGAGTAAGTTTAAGTACAGTTTTATTTCTATTTGTTGGTAGATATCTAAACATGGACTTAGCTATAGCGGTATTTTTAAATATGACTATGCTTAGTTATTGGGTAAGCCTTAAGTATGATGATGACTACAAGAAAAGTACATGTTGGCTTATTTTAGCATTTATATTTGCTGGTTTAGCTGTTATGACCAAGGGACTAATAGGAATAGTTTTTCCAGTGGCTATAGTGGGATTATATTCTGTTATCATGGGACAGTATAAAAGGCTACTTGATATTAGGCTTTACCTAGGTTTAGTAATTGTAGCAGTTATTTCGTTGCCATGGATATTCGCAGTTGAACAATATCATCCTAATTTTGCTTACTATTATATAGTAGTGCAACAGATACTTAGATATTCTACAGATGAGCAAAATAGAGAAGTTTCTAAAATTATTTATTTGTTAGCAATTATGGGAGCTTTTTTCCCTTGGACTTTATTTTTACCTAAAATACTTAAGAGTTTCTTTTCAAAAAAAGCCTTCAAAAATCGTAAGCAAAATGCAGATAAATGGTTTTTATTTATTTGGGCGACATTTATATTTATATTTTTTGGAATTTCTAAATCATTTTTGTTTGGCTATTTAGCACCATTAATACTACCATTATCAATACTTGTAGCTATTTACTTTAAGAGTATAGACATACAAAAATTTGATAAGTGGGATAGTATAAGCTTTAAATTTATTATCCTTATTTTTGCTTTGCTACCTATCGTAGCTGTAGCTCTTTTATGTCTTCCTCAGTATTGGAGTTTTGGCTATAAATATTTCTTAATCTTATTAGCAATTGCAATAATAGCTACTGTAATCACGATCAAATTAATCAAAGAATTAAACACTTTTTCAGTAAATAAATTAGTTGCTTATATTTGTATTATGATGATGACTGTTGCAAATTTAGGGTACATATTAGGCGATTATTTTGATACAAGCTCTAAATACAAAATAGCTCAAGAAATATCTAAAATATATCAGAAATATCCAAATGCTCAAGTTTTTGAGAGTGATCGCTTTTATGATATTATCTTCTACACTAAACGTAATGTAATTATTATTAATGATGAAGGTGAGTTAGATGATGTTAGAGAGTTTCCAAAATCAAATGTAGATAAATATTTAATGAAATTTGATGAATTTGTTAAATATTGGAATAACTCAAATCAGTTAAATATTCTTGTTGTAAAAAATAAACCTAAAGAGCATAGCCCTCTAACTTTTGATGATTATAAAAAACAACTTAATCCAAGTAAGTTTTATGCAATCTCTAGTCAAGATAATGCGACGATAGTTGCTAGTGAAGATATAAAAATATAA